The sequence GGGAGAAGACGGTCGGGCTGCTCGCTTCCGGCCGCCCGGTCGGGATCCATGTGAAGGACATCGCCCTGCCGGCCGGGGTCTCGTTGCTGGCGGCGGGCACAGGCGACCAGGTAAGTTCGGCTTACCCCTCGAAGCGGCACGGGCTGTTCACCTACTTCCTGCTCAAGGGGTTGCGTGGCGAGGCCGGCCAATCGGGCCGGGTGACCGTCGGCGATCTGGGCCGGTATCTCGGAACCAAGGTCCCGCCCCTGGCGCGCCGCCAGGGCAGGCAGCAGACGCCGGTGGTGCTCGGCTCTGGCGACGATCGGATCCTGGTGGGCAAGTAGGGTGCGGCGATCGGCTCCGGGGGTGGGGACGGGTGCGGCGACCCTTTCCCGGGTGGCCCTGCTGCTGGGGAGCGCCTGCGGCCTGCTGGGGACAAGTTGCCTGGTGCAGCCCAGGATCGATCCCTCCGGCCTGTCCATCGGCCTGGGTGGGCCGGTTTCCGTTCCGCGGGCAATGGCCTCCTCTCCGGCGCCAAGCCCGACGCCGGCACCGAGGGCTTCAGCGGCGCCCACCTTGCCGCCGCCAAGCCCGACGCCGACACCGACACCGGCGCCCACCTTGCCGCCGCCAAGCCCGACGCCGACACCGACACCGGCGCCCACCTTGCCGCCGCCAAGCCCGACGCCGACACCGACACCGGCGCCCACCTTGCCGCCTCTCGCGGGCTTCGCGTCGATCCCGGCAGGTAGTTTCACGATGGGTTCGCCCGCCGCCGAACCGGGCCGGTATTCCGACGAGACGCAGCACCCGGTGAAGTTGACGCGTGGATTCTACATGCAGAC is a genomic window of Candidatus Tanganyikabacteria bacterium containing:
- a CDS encoding SUMF1/EgtB/PvdO family nonheme iron enzyme codes for the protein MASSPAPSPTPAPRASAAPTLPPPSPTPTPTPAPTLPPPSPTPTPTPAPTLPPPSPTPTPTPAPTLPPLAGFASIPAGSFTMGSPAAEPGRYSDETQHPVKLTRGFYMQTTEVTQAQWQALMGNNPSGFTGATRPVEQVSWWDAVAYANALSAKEGLSPAYSLKGCS